From Salvelinus alpinus chromosome 20, SLU_Salpinus.1, whole genome shotgun sequence:
atggagtcacactgcaaaaaattacttggtatttttgtcttgttttcagtaaaaatatcaaaacatttatcatagctttatacagtgtgatggagttactttacacaatttcactcatatctgcagtgcatttcaattaaaaatttaaccgtttcataattacagtacaactgcatttttggagatgtgaattaaatatttgaattgtaattgtgatgtttcagcggagcggtgagtgtgtaattgtgcactacttacgcattcaggcggtctgcaatactttgccacgctttttctctttgctttatcactgtggcggtgttgcctttcttcttaattatatcttttacctcctcgtatgcctccatgaggatttgtgcttccgacggggaaaagtacgcggctctagttgccatggtaaatcagttaatctgtgatctgtggcggggtctatttgagtgagccgtgagcgcgcacctatccaggattggtttcacctggcttaatgaatccgtgtctgctcatcctggcttggtctttgtgcaaccaattaagcctggacgcacatgttttggcttcattgagctcagctgagtcatttatcccggatgtcttaattctacttttgtgcaacaggccccaggactAAGAGCCTCACCAGCCCTGGACTAAGGGAGATTTTAGTCCGTGGCTAATGCAAGTGTTCACACTTGCACATTCTAATGTGGGATAGCACCAACCCTAGCCCAGAAGCACGGTGCCACTAAGTAGCCAGTGTGAAACGGGGTCAAGAACAACACATACAATGTTCTCTGTATAATCACAAACACATGAAATGTTCTCTGtataatcacacacacataaaatgtTCTCTGTCCAATCACAAACACATTAAATGTTCTCTGTCCAATCACAAACACATGAAATGTTCTCTGtataatcacacacacataaaatgtTCTCTGTCCAATCACAAACACATCAAATGTTATCTGTCCAATCACAAACACATGAAATGTTCTGTCCAACTACAAAAGCTGCACTTAATTTGCACATCCTGTGACGCGTTCCTCACACTATTTTAATAAGTCAATGTATACGATTTCATCTTTCCATCTGAGGACAAAAACCTgacaaaaaaacgaaatactttcGTCCATGCAAAAACATTGGTTGCTATGGTTAACAAAAACGGTTGCTATGGAGGCTGGCTGACGTCTTATTTTTCTAGCCAACTGCTCCACAAATTCTACAACTGAACGGGCAGAAAACGCTCAATTGTCATCAGTTTTCATAGCTTTTCTATTGATATTTAATTGGATATATGCTAGCAAaccattataataataatattgttgCATGATTTCGCATAGATCAGAAAAGTTAATGTCTCGTCCATGCACAGCATTCTCTGTACAGGGGCAACATTACATTTCAAAAGCGAAACATTTTTTCCGAGGTCTGACAGGCAGACAGGAAGGTTTATACAAACCATCGCTGTTGGAAATCGAAGTCTAGAAGCAAGAGGAAATAATGGGTTAATAAATGCCTTAATGCTTATAACATTGGTCGCTTGGTAGAGATAGAATGTTGGTTCCATGTGTGTTCGTCTGTTAGCCCAGGACGTTGGTATACAagtgtgaatccttagcccagggctaaAGTTTAGCCCGGGTTAACAAATGCTTATATGTACAGGTTAAGCCTGGGGCTATGAACAATGCAGTGTGAAAAGGCctaaggggatttatggctgatttaagatgaactccaaccctgttacagtcaacaatgttactttatttggcaatTAATAGGGACGTGTTATAGTCATTTtattatttaacctcttgagatgggaaaacatgtttttatgaagtaaaaaaaaaaatccaccaAGTTACACTACCCTCAAGGGACTCATGTCGTGGAATTACCCAAGACAATTGTGTGTTTTACTCAACATAAGTGTGTCTCACTGATTAAAATGTAGTAGTTCCCTTGCCTATAAACAATTATTTTCTGATAGAATTATAAGgcatttataaaataataattgtgACACATGGATAATCTAATAGTATAGTATAAATGTGATTCGATTTGAGGTGCTTGGGTACAAAAAGTTCCCAATATAGCAAATATATAACTAAGACTAAAGAGTTCCGCTTCCTCATCTCATTTTGCTTTAgcagctacactatatatacaaagtatgtggacaccccttcaaattagtggattcggctattttagccacatctgttgctgacaggtgtataaaattgaacacacagccatgcaatctccatagacaaacattgaatggccttactgaagagctcagtgactttcaacgtggcacctctataggatgccacctttccaacaagtcagttcgtcaaatttctgcctcgctagagctgccccggtcatctgtatgtgctgttattgtgaagtggaaacgtctaggagcatcaACAggtcagccgcgaagtggtaggccacataagctcacagaacgggacccttgagtgctgaagtgcgtagagcGTAAAAATTGATAGTCCttgattgcaacactcactaccgagttccagtttgcctctggaagcaacgccaGCACAATAATTGTTCGTCGGGAGTATCATgagatgggtttccatggccgagcagccgcaaacaggcctaagatcaccatgcacaatgccaagcatcggctggaggggtgtaaagctcgctggcctgcacagagccctgacctcaaccccatcgaacaccttttgggATCAAtatggaacgctgactgcgagccagtactaatcgcccaacatcagtgactaacctcactaatgctcttgtggctgaatggaaggctgttatagcagcaaagaggggaccaactccatattaatggccattattttgcaatgagatgttcgacgagcagatgtccaccTACTTTGAGTAATTTAGTGTATATGGATGTTTGTGGGCCATCCCGTGATCCCTCTCCTTTGAGTCCTTTCTTTTACAACACAAAAGCCTAAACCAACAGGAGAGAACTCTTCCAGCAAGAGAGACTGTCAATCTTTTATTGTCGCACCTGCAGCATTCTCTGGTCTTGGGCTAACACAGATAAACAGCTTTCATTGCTCTCTTTTTGTCTTGTATTGTAATGCATCATCGGCCCTGCATGCTGCTTGCCTAATGTGTAATCATCAGCGATAATAAGATACAGCCACCCTTACAGTGGTGccaaatataataatataatgctCAAGTTCATACATACTGGCTTTGAGCAGggcataacatttacatttacaagcTGGTCTCGTCTGTGATTTTACTTACCGTGTCAGGTAGATTAAAAAATCTACCTGTCAATCAGATTTTTTACCAATCAAAATATTGTTTTCTGGCTAAAATTACACAAATGAAACACAAACTGATGAtcatgctttgtaatgtttctagaACAAGAACTGTGTTACTAGTAAGAAGTCATGTGGTATATtgtttcatttcatttaaaaaaacaactttttaaccaaaatatatttgtgtaatgtgtaactctgtgttgttgtttttgtcgcactgctttgctttatcttggccaggtcgcagttgtaaatgagaacttgttctcaactggcctacctggttaaataaaggtgaaataatatatttttttttaaatcacagacGAGACCAGCTTGTTCACCTGCCCCCTTAACTGCGGGAGGTTACCGTGGTAGCGCGATTTGAGTCATGTTTGCACTTGTGAGATCGAGTCTGACTAGACTAGAGGCATTGTCTTCTCATCCGTAGCAGTTGAAActcaaacatagaaaaacaaactaGCTTGtcaacaaaacaatgtaaatagccaagaaacacaaggacaaaaTGTCACTTCTATAGACTTTTGTTtcaagtaaattagaccaactGTTATGCCTGTGCACAGCGCTTCTAAAAATCGATCTTTCAATCAGCACTTCACGTGTTCACAGCCGCCAGCCAGGCAGTTGTAGTGCGATTCATttaccagctatgaaacaaaacggcagaaatactttgaaaacagctactgAGGCATTTCTTTAACTATAAATAATCCTACTTGACTATACATGTGATCACACTTGACTATTTTTATTCACAAAATAATGTGAGTGAAATGCTCACAATGTGAAGCCCTGACAGACATCTTACCTGCCAGTGCTAAAATCTACCCGCATGTGTTAATTTTAGGCCCTGCTAGCTCTCATGGTAGGTAGTCTATCTATGTTGTAACCAGCTCAGCCTCATTGGGTGTTTGGAGTGTGGCGAAACTAAAGGCTTGTGATCTGAATTTTCCCCTTTTGCTTTGAGGGGcagatgagagggggaggaaggagaaagagcaagagaaaaGTGTGCAGCTGCTGCTATTAGGGAGAATGACAAAACTACTGTAGTAAAGGGCAAGAAGTCACGGACACCGACGgctcgcttccagacaaactaaacaccttctttgcccgctttgaggataatacagtgccaccgacgcagccTGCTATCAAGAACTGtaggctctccttctctgtggccgatgtgagtaagacatttgaacgtgttaaccctcgcaaggctgccggcccagacggcatcccaagccttagagcatgcgcagaccagctggctggagtgtttacggacatattcaatgtctccctatcccagtctgctgtccccacatgcttcaagatggccaccatttttcctatacccaagaaagcaaagctaactaaactaaatgactatcgccccgtagcactcacttctgtcatcatgaagtgctttgagagactagtcaaggatcatatcacctccaccttacctgtcaccctagacccacttcaatttgcttaccgcccaaataggtccacagacgatgcaattgccatcacactgtaCACTGgcatatcccatctggacaagaggaatacctactgtatgtaagaatgctcttcattgactatagctcagcatttaacaccatagtaccctccaagctcatcattaagcttgaggccctgggtctcaaccccgccctgtgcaattgggtcctggacttcctgacgggccacccggtggtgaaggtaggaaacaacatctccacttcactgatcctcaacactggggccccacaagggtgcgtgctcagcctcctcctgtactccctgttcacccatgactgcgtggccatgcatgcctcacACTCAATCGTTacatttgcagatgacacaacagtagtaggcttgattaccaacaatgacgagacagcctacaggtaggaggtaagggctctcggagtgtggtgtcaggaaaacaacttctcactcaacgtcaacaaaacaaaggagattatcgtggacttaaggaaacagcagagggagcacccccctatccacatcacaggacagcagtggagaaggtggaaagttttaagttcctcggcgtacacatcacggacaaactgaaatggtccacccacacagacagtgtggtgaagaaggcgcaatagcgcctcttcaacctcgggAGGCGGaaaaaatttggcttgtcacctaaaaccctcacaaacttttacagatgcacagttgagagcatcctgtcgggctgtatcaccacctggtacggcaactgcaccgcccacaactgcaaggctctccagagggtggtgcaatctgcacaacgcatcaccgggggcaaactacctgccccccaggacacctacagcacccgatgtcacaggaaggccaaaaagatcatcaaggacaacaaccccccgagccactgcctgttcaccccgctaccatccagaaggcgaggtcagtacaggtgcatcaaagctgggaccaagagactgaaataagctgtttatctcaaggccatcagactgttaaacagccatcactaacacagagaggctgctgcctacatatagacttgaaatcattggccactttaataactggATCActcgtcactttaataatgtttacatatcttgcattactcatctcatatgtacagtggggcaaaaaagtatttagtcagccaccaattgtgcaagttctcccacttaaaaagatgagagaggcctgtaattttcatcataggtacacttcaactatgacagacaaaatgagaaaaaaaaatccagaaaatcacattgtaggatttttaatgaatttatttgcaaattatggtggaaaataagtatttggtcacctacaaacaagcaagatttctggctctcacagacctgtaatttcttctttaagaggctcctctgtcctccactcgttacctgtattaatggcacctgtttgaacttgttatcagtataaaagacacctgtccacaacctcaaacagtcacactccaaactccactatggccaagaccaaagagctgtcaaaggacaccagaaacaaaattgtagacctgcaccaggctgggaagactgaatctgcaataggtaagcagcttggtttgaagaaatcaactgtgggagcaattattaggaaatggaagacatacaagaccactgataatctccctcgatctggggctccacgcaagatctcaccccgtggggtcaaaatgatcacaagaacggtgagcaaaaatcccagaaccacacggggggacctagtgaatgacctgcagagagctgggaccaaagtaacaaagcctaccatcagtaacacactacactgccagggactcaaatcctgcagtgccagacgtgtccccctgcttaagccaatacatgtccaggcccgtctgaagtttgctagagagcatttggatgatccagaagaagattgggagaatgtcatatggtcagacgaaaccaaaatataagtttttggtaaaaactcaactcgtcgtgtttggaggacaaagaatgctgagttgcatccaaagaacaccatacctactgtgaagcatgggggtggaaacatcatgctttggggctgtttttctgcaaagggaccagaacgactgatccgtgtaaaggaaagaatgaatggggccatgtatcgtgagattttgagtgaaaacctccttccatcagcaagggcattgaagatgaaacgtgtctgggtctttcagcatgacaatgatcccaaacacaccgcccgggcaacgaaggagtggcttcgtaagaaacatttcaaggtcctggagtggcctagccagtctccagatctcaaccccatagaaaatctttggagggagttgaaagtctgtgttgcccagcaacagccccaaaacatcactgctctagaggagatctgcatggaggaatgggccaaaataccagcaacagtgtgaaaaccttgtgaagacttacagaaaacgtttgacctctgtcattgccaacaaagggtatataacaaagtattgagataaacttttgttattgaccaaatacttattttccaccatcatttgcaaataaattcataaaacatcctacaatgtgattttctggatttttttttctcattttgtctgtcatagttgaagtgtacctatgatgaaaattacaggcctctctcatatttttaagtgggagaacttgcacaattggtggctgactaaatacttttttgccccactgtatatactttattttataccatctattgcatcttgcctatgctgctctgtcattgctcatccatatatttatatgttctTATTCCATtaatttacttagatttgtgtgtatttggtagttgttgtggaattgttagatattgctgcactgtcggaactagaaacacaagcatttcgctacactcgcaataacatctgctaaccatgtgtatgtgaccaatacaaattATTTGATTTGAGGTTGTGTGCCAGAGGTGAAGTGGTCAAGTGCCAAATAGCACTGAAAGGGGCTATCGATTGAATAGCGCCATGATCGCTGAAAGAATGAGCTGAAACCACAGACAGCcctaacacaacacacacatctaCTGGCACCTGCTCCAGGTACATGCACTAACACACTCAGTCACAGATATCGCAGACAACTTGGCGTGGGCAACGTGGTGTTCTGCggtcacacactctcacacagctctcacacaccCAGCTGCTCTAAGCGGTCACGTTTCAATGCACTTTAACACGCTGTGTCGCCCAGCGGCGCTGACTGTCTTTGACCGTGGCTGGACCGGGTCTAAAGTAGTTAAACCCCCTGGTAACCCAGTGTTTTCCAGAAGCCCACAGAGTAGCCAGCCAAATAGAAAAAGTAGCCAGCCAGGATCCTGAAAATGTATTCATTCAGtgtattgtttgttttttgtgATAAATTCTAGGCTTATATGATCAGGACTATTTTTTAGGTAAGACAACTTAAACCTTTTTTGAcaattaacctgtcctctcttgaGATTAAAGTATTTTATAGTAAGATATGAATTGCCACAATTATGGCTCCCCAGTGGgcgggcctggctgccaagtggttgggcctatgccctcccaggcccacccatggctgaaccgctgcccagtcatgtgaaatccatatactagggcctaattaatttatttcaattgactgatttccttaaatgaactgtaactcagtcaagtctttgaaattgttgcatattgcgtttatatttttgttcagtatacgtgGAAAATGTACCCAGCTGGAAATTAGTGTGTAACCTGTTGTACAGCCGGCACTAGTGGCAAACACTAATAACCCGGCTCTGATGTCTCAGTCTGTGGACATGTGTGCCAATTAGGAGGAAAAGGAGAGGTTATATCACTCATGGTTTtgtcacggttgtcgtaagaacgggaccaaggcgcagatgatgttgagttccacatatttatttcaaagtgaaacttaagcaaaaaaacaataaatcaaTAAACGAACAACGATGCGTGACTACGTGGTGCTACATGCACaatacaatatcccacaaacacaggtgggaaaaatagctacttaaatatgatccccaattagagacaacgattaccagctgcctctaattgggaaccatacaaaacaccattatagaaaatataaactagaacacaacatagaaatttTAAACCagaataccccctagtcacgccctgacctactacaccatagagaaacaagggctctctatggtcagggcgtgacaggttttCATGTTTAGGGTTTGTTCTTCCATCCCTCACATCCCTCCCGTCATGATGTGACTGTCAGGGGAAGAGAGACATCATACCTGAGTGTAAGAGGACCAATCATAATCAGACATACAGAGAGGTCAGAGGTTGTGCTGTAATAAAATATtgagctgtgtgtgcgtgtgtgtaagtgTTCATGATGCATGTTGCATGAGTGTGTAGGATCcctttgcatgtgtgtgtgtactgtatatgattAGTCTCAAATGTTTTCAGATTACATAGTTGTGGTTATGACAGAGCTGTCCTTTGATCCTCTTGCGATGACAGCTCTTCTCTTTCTGGAGTTGCAGAGGCTAATGTTTCCCTTGTAACGAGCACGAAAAGGGGGAGAATTATTTAAAACGGAATCGGGTTTCTCATCCCGACTGACGCTGGATCTGGGAATGCAAGGAAAGTTGAGAAAATACACAATGTTTGGGTTACAGATCCCACTTCCTCACATTTTAATCGGGATGTTGTGTTTTTTGGACAAATGGCAACATAGCTGGTGGTGCCCTCTGACTGGATGGCAAAAGACAGCTTTGGCAGTCACTCCTCAATCATCCCAAAACAACAGAGCCattatgaatgaatgaataaataattGTTTTAAGAGTTAACTACATTTAGATTTCTTCAGATCTGGTGGTGTATATAATAAAAAgctatgtgtgttttttttggtaATTTCATTTGGGTGCTTATTAGATCTCATAACATACTGTAGAATGCAGGGCTCTGTGAAGAAGTGAATTGCTTTTCTGATCTAGCTCTGCCCCAGGAACGGAGTGAGGTCAGGACTGATGGGTTGAGATCTTGTTAATAAAAGTCAAAGGAACTCAGGGCAGCGCTCTCTAAATATAGTTCAAACATTTACTATGACATGGCAAACAGACAGATTGAGATCAGGACTGATGGGCTGCTGTCTTCTTGTCTCTACAGATCCCAGATCAGTGAGGTGTGTGTGATTGTTCCCAGCAAACGGCAGAAGGATGAACAGCTTCGATCTGGATGAGCTGTTCGACACGTGGGAGGACCTGAACCTCACAGGCCTCCTGGAGAACGGGACGCGCGTAGAGATGGGTGGCTGTCCCACGGCCTTCGACCGCAGCGCCCTGCTCCACTCCATGTGCATCCTCTACGTCTTCATCTTCGTGGTTGGTTTGGCCGCCAACGGCCTCGTCCTCTGGATCAACATCCGCGCCCAGCGCACCACCTCCGGCTCCTCCCCTCGCCACGAGACCCACCTATACATCGCCCACCTGGCGGCAGCTGACCTGTGCGTGTGCGTCACGTTGCCCGTGTGGGTGAGCTCCCTGGCACAGCACGGCCACTGGGCCTTCAGCGAGTTGGCGTGTAAGCTCACCCACCTGCTCTTCTCCGTTAACCTCTTCAGCTCCATCTTCTTCCTGGCCTGTATGAGCGTCGACCGCTACCTGAGCGTGACGCGGCCGGCCGACAGTGAGGATGGGGGCCGGCGCCGGAAGCTGATTCGCCACGGCGTGTGCATGGGGGTGTGGCTCCTGGCTCTGGTGGCTTCCCTGCCGGACACTTACTTCCTGCGGGCTCTGAGGTCATCACAA
This genomic window contains:
- the LOC139546478 gene encoding atypical chemokine receptor 3-like, producing the protein MNSFDLDELFDTWEDLNLTGLLENGTRVEMGGCPTAFDRSALLHSMCILYVFIFVVGLAANGLVLWINIRAQRTTSGSSPRHETHLYIAHLAAADLCVCVTLPVWVSSLAQHGHWAFSELACKLTHLLFSVNLFSSIFFLACMSVDRYLSVTRPADSEDGGRRRKLIRHGVCMGVWLLALVASLPDTYFLRALRSSQGEVVLCRPVYPEEHPREWMVGVQLSFILLGFIIPFPVIALAYALLAKALSSSSFSSSAVEQERCVSRRVILAYIVVFLGCWGPYHGVLLADALSLLGLVPLSCGLENALYVALHLTQCLSLLHCCFNPILYNFINRNYRYDLMKAFIFKYSTRTGLARLIEQTHVSETEYSAVAVENTPQI